From Anopheles arabiensis isolate DONGOLA chromosome 3, AaraD3, whole genome shotgun sequence, a single genomic window includes:
- the LOC120902330 gene encoding signal peptidase complex subunit 2: MSNKNKKQSETVPAKEEEVVQINKWDGTAVKHALDDSVKNALMEHSNMKEHFAIIDGRLFICAMAVAIALVALGYDYQYSFPASKPVLIVCVLCYFFLMGVLTVYTTYVEKGIFVVGNQKDASGAVKRWQASSDMKKYDDKYELTVQLKDSRGIREATVTKSVANFIDVNGLVLDDLVASEVNRIVNSLNADRKDK, translated from the exons ATGtccaacaagaacaaaaagcaATCGGAAACGGTCCCTGCTAAGGAGGAAGAG GTGGTCCAGATAAACAAATGGGACGGAACAGCGGTGAAGCACGCGCTGGATGATTCGGTGAAGAATGCGCTGATGGAGCACAGCAACATGAAGGAGCATTTCGCCATCATCGACGGGCGGCTGTTCATCTGTGCGATGGCCGTTGCAATTGCGCTGGTTGCGCTCGGTTACGACTATCAGTATTCGTTTCCCGCCTCGAAGCCCGTGCTGATCGTGTGCGTGCTGTGCTACTTCTTCCTGATGGGCGTGCTGACCGTCTACACCACGTACGTGGAGAAGGGCATCTTTGTCGTGGGCAACCAGAAGGATGCCAGCGGTGCCGTGAAACGATGGCAGGCAAGTTCCGACATGAAGAAGTACGACGACAAGTACGAGCTGACGGTGCAGCTGAAGGATTCGCGCGGCATTCGGGAAGCAACGGTCACTAAGTCGGTCGCCAACTTTATCGACGTGAATGGGCTCGTGCTGGATGATCTGGTCGCCAGCGAGGTGAACCGTATTGTGAACTCTCTGAACGCAGACCGCAAGGATAAGTAG
- the LOC120902328 gene encoding uncharacterized protein LOC120902328, which yields MLRPEVVEKLECPSVGLATSWAIGRRSVPCESLAECQILFKRQYWPFPKAKIGKSSTKAAKLREQGNAAYKQSPDDPAKALELYNQSIAMAEEGSADLGLGYANRSAVYFNRKLYRECLQNIELARRHNYPTEMRSKLADREQRVREQLKESGGSCAAAKPNAPTRHCSIKACLEVGEDGEGIRTNRSLEDGAKVLVEKPFVLVLEAELAYQRCDFCGATNEHNLRPCTGCTGVMYCSEECQEQSYQRYHQFECEIVDDLQLLFRGPKPTRMFHVVLRLFWHAVLLFLEDPEAFLRRVETPAELEQYRDPFALEPTDYVLHLLAIYKDREPNPEDSKDMTGRCVTQFMAILMYAIAVKENVSLWSRLQAVEGSEKLPHLLFRLVQRVAAMDHKMEGVTCFYPFTRRLRRSSTSNAKQSVDEQLQSVVVLTGPVAEGQELTIPDEEKSGQRRNE from the exons ATGCTACGACCCGAGGTGGTGGAAAAGCTGGAGTGTCCCTCCGTCGGGCTGGCCACCTCGTGGGCGATTGGACGGCGTAGTGTTCCATGCGAAAGTCTGGCCGAGTGTCAAATCCTGTTCAAGCGGCAGTATTGGCCATTCCCGAAGGCAAAGATCGGCAAGAGCAGCACCAAGGCAGCGAAGCTCCGCGAGCAGGGCAATGCGGCGTACAAGCAGTCACCGGACGATCCGGCCAAAGCGCTGGAGTTGTACAACCAGAGCATCGCCATGGCCGAGGAAGGTTCGGCCGATTTGGGCCTTGGCTATGCGAACCGATCGGCCGTGTACTTCAACCGCAAGCTGTACCGCGAATGTTTGCAGAACATTGAGCTGGCCCGGCGTCATAATTATCCCACAGAAATGAGGTCGAAGCTGGCGGATCGTGAGCAGCGCGTTAgggagcagctgaaggaatcGGGCGGTAGCTGCGCGGCGGCGAAACCGAATGCCCCAACGCGCCACTGTTCGATAAAGGCCTGTCTGGAGGTGGGCGAAGACGGAGAAGGCATTCGAACGAACCGTAGCCTGGAGGATGGCGCGAAGGTACTGGTGGAAAAACCGTTCGTACTGGTGCTGGAAGCGGAACTGGCCTACCAGCGGTGCGACTTTTGCGGCGCAACCAACGAACACAACCTGCGACCATGCACGGGCTGCACCGGCGTGATGTACTGTAGCGAGGAATGCCAGGAGCAGTCGTACCAGCGCTACCATCAGTTCGAGTGTGAAATCGTTGACGATCTGCAGCTACTCTTTCGCGGCCCTAAACCGACCCGAATGTTTCACGTAGTGTTGCGTCTGTTCTGGCACGCGGTGCTACTGTTTCTCGAGGATCCGGAAGCTTTTCTGCGGCGCGTGGAGACGCCGGCCGAGCTGGAGCAGTATCGCGATCCGTTTGCGCTGGAACCGACCGACTATGTGCTGCATCTGCTTGCCATCTACAAGGATCGGGAACCAAACCCGGAAGACAGCAAAGATATGACGGGTAGATGCGTAACACAGTTCATGGCGATTCTCATGTACGCCATCGCGGTGAAGGAAAATGTCTCCCTGTGGTCCCGGCTGCAAGCAGTGGAGGGTAGCGAGAAGCTGCCCCATCTGTTGTTCCGATTGGTGCAGAGGGTTGCTGCGATGGATCACAAGATGGAGGGTGTTACCTGCTTCTATCCCTTCACCCGTCGGCTGCGGCGTTCGAGCACATCGAACGCGAAACAGTCGGTGGACGAGCAGCTGCAATCCGTGGTCGTTCTGACGGGGCCAGTTGCCGAGGGACAGGAGCTAACAATCCCTGATGAAGA AAAATCGGGGCAAAGGCGCAACGAGTAA
- the LOC120902329 gene encoding uncharacterized protein LOC120902329 has protein sequence MADLRLFSRSFITEFIRLYKSFPCLWKVGSREYSDRAKREQAYDALVAKYREVDRMATRDEVKKKLYGLRSSYRREMAKLKNSIRTGTTLDDVYKPTLWYFYLFDFLSEHETLKEPTSTTDDDQDMLKDEEQEYDDSEEALEQGEETPHYHDDAGNDLDEIEPGEDDIIAEGDDPFSSDTPARYTSPAPDRPEPSVPGASSSSKRVNRSPSKKRKLPTTPPAERIEYLERIEPIDHADATLQPPSDHPEDQFDVYGKLIAHKLRSFNRLQATFSQRLINEVLFEGEMGYLNRNCKIVDMGSP, from the exons ATGGCCGATTTGCGTCTGTTTTCGCGTAGCTTTATTACCGAATTTATAAGACTGTACAAAAGCTTTCCCTGCCTGTGGAAGGTAGGCTCACGGGAGTACTCGGATCGAGCGAAAAGAGAGCAGGCGTACGATGCACTGGTCGCCAAGTACCGGGAGGTGGACCGGATGGCAACGCGGGACGAGGTGAAGAAGAAGCTGTACGGTCTTCGGTCGAGCTATCGGCGCGAGATGGCCAAGCTGAAAAACTCGATCCGCACCGGTACCACTCTGGACGATGTGTACAAGCCGACGCTATGGTACTTCTATCTGTTTGACTTTCTGTCCGAGCACGAGACGCTGAAGGAACCGACCAGCACTACCGACGACGATCAGGATATGTTGAAGGATGAGGAACAG GAATACGACGACAGTGAGGAAGCTCTGGAGCAAGGCGAAGAGACGCCGCACTATCACGACGATGCTGGGAACGATCTTGACGAGATTGAGCCTGGGGAGGATGATATTATCGCGGAAGGCGATGATCCCTTTAGCTCCGATACGCCTGCCCGCTACACATCACCCGCACCGGATCGACCCGAACCCTCCGTACCGGGTGCATCATCGTCCTCCAAAAGGGTAAATCGGTCCCCGTCGAAAAAGCGTAAACTACCCACAACCCCCCCTGCCGAACGGATCGAGTATTTGGAGCGGATCGAACCAATCGATCATGCCGACGCGACGCTACAACCACCGTCCGACCACCCAGAGGATCAGTTCGATGTGTACGGGAAGCTGATCGCGCACAAGCTGCGCTCGTTCAACCGGCTGCAGGCCACCTTTTCCCAGCGGCTCATCAACGAGGTGCTGTTCGAGGGCGAGATGGGATATTTGAATAGGAATTGTAAAATTGTCGATATGGGCAGTCCGTGA
- the LOC120902331 gene encoding histone H2A, sperm-like translates to MKKISKSSRAGLTFSVSRVSSTLKRGKYANRIGVGSSVYMTAVLEYLAAEVLELAGNAARDNHKSRLTPRHIQLAVRNDEELSKLLQGTTISQGGVMPNIHSVLLPRKTGAKAAGNSSSQEKQSQEY, encoded by the exons ATGAAGAAAA TATCGAAATCGTCCCGTGCTGGGCTTACGTTCAGCGTTAGCCGCGTCTCTTCCACGCTGAAGAGGGGCAAGTATGCGAACCGGATCGGCGTCGGTTCGTCCGTGTACATGACGGCCGTGCTCGAGTATCTGGCGGCGGAGGTGCTGGAGCTGGCGGGTAATGCCGCGCGGGACAATCACAAATCTCGCCTGACGCCGCGCCACATCCAGCTGGCGGTGCGGAACGACGAGGAGCTGAGCAAGCTGCTGCAGGGGACGACCATCTCGCAGGGCGGCGTCATGCCGAACATTCATTCGGTGCTGCTGCCCCGCAAAACGGGTGCTAAAGCTGCCGGCAACAGCTCATCGCAGGAGAAGCAAAGCCAGGAGTattga
- the LOC120904628 gene encoding uncharacterized protein LOC120904628 gives MGKDDREFQPSAVPYDRLLPDARSTADLLGAQQNNHDAATAAAATAGVVASPREIRQTRHPVYGTYQNGARHATSMGGEEPEGTSAEHEQLFADYRDDDENDERKDSIDETTVTGEGMMDRAKRNASNRNANNRAVERNATFSRKLVLANVLINVLMFGVAGFITYHCFNHAMVLFSWHPTFMSIGYLILMSQAVLTMSGANYFTHRCQHRTKVFLHWLLQAVAGVLISIASVCIFLNKVRLGKPHFQTLHGIFGLVTVCLTLVSIAGGVTTKYAFQLRHYMRPIYSKLGHGIVGTVSYLLATVTISLGVYSRWFQEDNDANVRLTLVIAIGTVALYVIVTPIANTVQRIRTAVRTTL, from the exons ATGGGGAAAGATGACCGAGAATTTCAACCATCGGCGGTGCCGTACGATCGACTGCTTCCCGATGCCAGATCAACAG CTGATTTACTGGGtgcgcaacaaaacaaccacgacgcagcaacagcagcagcggcgacgGCAGGAGTTGTCGCAAGCCCCCGTGAGATAAGACAAACGCGTCATCCAGTCTACGGTACGTATCAGAACGGCGCACGGCACGCCACCAGTATGGGCGGGGAAGAGCCGGAAGGAACCAGCGCAGAACACGAGCAACTGTTTGCCGACTACCGGGACGACGACGAGAACGACGAGCGCAAGGATTCGATCGACGAAACGACCGTCACCGGCGAGGGGATGATGGATCGTGCAAAACGGAACGCCAGCAATCGGAACGCGAACAACCGGGCAGTGGAGCGAAATGCCACCTTCAGCAGAAAGCTAGTGCTTGCCAATGTGTTGATCAATGTGCTTATGTTTGGTGTGGCCGGGTTCATCACCTATCATTGCTTCAACCATGCGATGGTGCTGTTCTCCTGGCACCCAACGTTCATGTCCATTGGG TACCTGATCCTCATGTCCCAGGCCGTGCTGACAATGTCCGGAGCGAACTACTTCACCCACCGCTGCCAGCATCGCACGAAGGTGTTCCTGCACTGGCTGCTGCAGGCCGTGGCCGGCGTACTCATCTCGATCGCGTCCGTGTGCATCTTCCTCAACAAGGTACGGCTCGGTAAGCCCCACTTCCAGACGCTGCACGGAATCTTCGGGCTGGTGACGGTGTGCCTCACGCTCGTATCGATCGCCGGTGGCGTTACAACGAAGTATGCGTTTCAGCTGCGCCACTATATGCGCCCGATCTACAGCAAGCTCGGGCACGGTATCGTGGGCACGGTGTCCTACCTGCTCGCCACTGTCACGATCTCGCTTGGCGTTTATTCGCGCTGGTTCCAGGAGGACAACGATGCCAACGTGCGGCTAACGCTGGTGATAGCGATCGGTACGGTCGCGCTGTATGTGATCGTTACCCCGATTGCCAACACGGTGCAGCGAATCCGCACGGCCGTGCGGACCACGCTttaa
- the LOC120904633 gene encoding uncharacterized protein LOC120904633: MEQERPYYAVFAGLCASFASLFGKLTANSGRLLEHAGLTALPAGETLVQAVCLLTMVLLNGCVWRFFVKALHAGSGSTLRASLASAATNYVASALLGTVLFNEQSSLLWWLGTALVLAGLLLIIGGSEEKVHEDHPGGQSKQTPKAKDE, encoded by the exons ATGGAGCAGGAAAGGCCGTACTACGCTGTATTCGCTGGACTGTGTGCCTCATTTGCAAGTCTGTTTGGCAAGTTGACCGCCAACAGTGGCCGCCTGCTGGAACATGCTGGACTCACCGCG CTGCCAGCAGGAGAAACCCTCGTTCAGGCTGTATGCCTCCTGACCATGGTCCTGCTTAACGGTTGCGTGTGGCGATTCTTCGTCAAAGCACTGCACGCTGGATCCGGGTCGACGCTGCGGGCATCGCTGGCCAGTGCCGCCACAAATTATGTCGCTTCG GCCCTCCTCGGTACGGTGCTATTCAACGAGCAGAGCAGCCTGCTCTGGTGGCTTGGCACGGCACTGGTGCTGGCCGGTTTGCTGCTGATCATAGGCGGCTCAGAGGAGAAGGTACACGAGGACCATCCCGGTGGACAATCGAAACAAACGCCGAAAGCAAAGGACGAATAA
- the LOC120904629 gene encoding arginine-glutamic acid dipeptide repeats protein-like: MGPTKISPEDQSFNITFVWEVKKHPCLFDSSNPDYKQQTLQERAWQAVSDAVGEGVDTCKKRWRNLRCCMTRYQKSVRDNPDQARRKPYYLYSHMQFVLPYLKAREETSTYEQDEPTWTKGESESMSKNEEEDEDEDEEEPHEIETITVPEEDHSEQIKDSILQSIKIMPIGQEASTITDQQQQQHHQEVLHTDSTSAANTTTTYEIITAPPVKQPRLSQTSVGAVSPIETASTLQSVANDSKRDLVAQRQFFTITNTPMQPASIPMPCYTSNPITSQTLHHQQPPAHQTLAAQPQLQTQVPPHFTFIPSTSTLATDADHNFFQSLVPDIQTMTMEQKRKLKIGILQLIDGILNT, encoded by the exons ATGGGACCGACCAAAATCAGCCCGGAGGACCAGTCCTTCAACATCACGTTCGTATGGGAGGTGAAAAAGCATCCCTGCCTGTTCGACTCGAGCAATCCCGACTACAAACAGCAGACGCTGCAGGAGCGGGCCTGGCAGGCGGTCTCGGACGCGGTCGGCGAAGGGGTGGACACATGCAAGAAGCGGTGGCGCAATCTGCGCTGCTGCATGACCCGCTACCAGAAGTCGGTGCGCGACAACCCCGACCAGGCGCGCCGGAAGCCCTACTACCTGTACAGCCACATGCAGTTCGTGCTGCCGTACCTGAAGGCGCGGGAGGAAACGAGCACCTACGAGCAGGACGAGCCGACCTGGACGAAGGGCGAAAGCGAATCGATGAGCAAaaacgaggaggaggacgaggacgaggacgaggaggagccGCATGAGATTGAAACGATCACGGTGCCGGAGGAGGATCACAGCGAGCAGATCAAGGACAGCATACTGCAGTCGATCAAGATAATGCCGATCGGGCAGGAAGCGTCAACCATcaccgaccagcagcagcagcagcaccaccaagaAGTGCTACACACGGACAGCACCAGTGCGGCcaacacgacgacgacgtacGAAATCATTACCGCGCCACCGGTTAAGCAGCCGCGCCTTTCCCAGACCAGCGTCGGGGCGGTAAGCCCGATCGAAACCGCCAGCACACTCCAGTCGGTGGCAAACGATTCGAAGCGAGACCTTGTGGCGCAGCGCCAGTTcttcaccatcaccaacacccCGATGCAACCGGCCAGCATCCCGATGCCCTGCTACACCTCCAACCCGATCACGTCCCAAACGCTGCACCATCAGCAGCCGCCGGCGCACCAGACGCTTGCGGCCCAGCCGCAGCTGCAAACGCAGGTCCCGCCCCACTTTACCTTCATTCCGAGCACGTCGACGCTGGCGACCGATGCGGATCACAACTTCTTCCAGAGCCTGGTGCCCGACATAcagacgatgacgatggagCAGAAGCGCAAGCTGAAAATTGGCATCCTGCAGCTGATCGACGGCATTCTCAATAC TTGA